The genomic stretch ATTTGAAAACTCGCGTAAAAATCATAAATCATTTTTACACTCCTCCCAAAAGGCTTTGAATATAATTGCCAATATCACTTTCATTCGATCTTACAGTGTCCCTTGATGAATTAAACTCCCGCCATACTTTGAGCTTGTGATTCCTCGTTTGGCTGCCTAAGAGCCTATTCCAAGGAACCGTTATAAATCCATTGCCACTTAGCGCTCTTTTTAAATTATTCAGAAAACTGTCTCTATTAAAACCTGCAGGGAAAGCATTGTGGGGAATCCATCCCCAGATTCTAAACTCCCAAAGATTTCTATTAACAGGATAGGCACAGGAAATATTGATTTTCGACGCCTTTCTCTCGGTCTTAGTCGTCCCGAATAACCGGTTTTCTATCTCTCTACTTTGGTTTTGGTTAGTAGTTTTCCACAACCCCGCTCCATTACCATACCCCAGCCAATTCTTTAGTGCTGGAGTGATTGGGACAGAATCTGAGTTTACCCACTTCTTTATTCTCATATCATTGATGCACCCATGATAATTATCTCGTAATCGTGGTGCAATCCCATCTACTTTTTTCCACCAACTATCTTTAGTTTCAAACCGGACCTTGGCAAAAAACATTTCTCTAAGATCTGGAAGATCGTTATTATTTCCATGCCTTAATTCTATCCCTAACTTGAAAAGTCTTTCTCGGTCTGTGATTTTTTCAATCGCCTCCCTAAATCTATCAAAATCAATCTCTGGACAACTATCTATTTCAACAACACCATATCCATGCTGGTTTTTTGCTCCGATTCCTCCCCATTCTGATGCAATGATAAAAGGTAGTAAAACGAGACTTTCATCAAAATCCTTATCTAAAGGAATTATTTTCATTTCTATTTCTCCCACAATTCCACCTCCCAAATACCATCCTCTATTTCTTCCTGATGGCTTAATGTTTAATACCCCTCCAGAGAAAACATTTTCCCCTCCACTCACAGTTAGTCTAAATGCCCTTCTCATTCCCGTAGCTCCAAAAATTAAACACGCAGGACAGTAATATTTTTTACCACTATTTTTATCCTCCTTAGGACATTTCTCATCAGTTGTTGGATCACAAGCAAGCTTACCTATGCTCCTTAATATTGCTTCGGCCCACCATCTCAAAGCGCCTATAATACCCGTTGATTGAAGCATCTCACTTATCCGATCGATATCCCCCGTCCATAAAGGAGTTATTACCTTAAACCTAAGAATCATTAGCCTTCCTCCTCAGAAAATATAAATATCACAAAATAAAGCGCTAATACTTCCTCCACTTTTTGAAATAGCATAATGTATACTATTTGTCAAGTAAGTATTTACTATTCAAAACACCTTTTCATACTATATCAATTTCCTCCTCTTCTGACACGAAGCCCGTTCCTATATATTCTATCATGTTTATACATCTTCTACACAATTGATAAAATCTGACGGAATCTGTCTCCATATCGATTATTAAGGAAGCCCTTCTTTTTATCTCGAGGTAAGTCTTCTCATCCACGAGGCATTCAAAAACGCTTTTCTGAACCCTTTTCCCATATCTTTCAAGAAGTTTTGCCATCGCGTTTCTTTTCTTGTCATCGCTTATGTCATAAGATATTACATAAAAGCTCTTTTTACTCATGCCCTTAAAAGATAGGGAGTATATCTTTCCTCTCCCTTTATCGTCTTTGCGAGAAGGTGAACCTGTCGATCTATTATCCTTCCAAGGGAACGTTTCTTCAGCTGTTCCTGAAATTCCGCTATTACCTTTTTCATCCCCTCAAAGGTGAGATAAACTCCGCTTGAGTCTTCCTC from Synergistota bacterium encodes the following:
- the cmr1 gene encoding type III-B CRISPR module RAMP protein Cmr1, whose product is MILRFKVITPLWTGDIDRISEMLQSTGIIGALRWWAEAILRSIGKLACDPTTDEKCPKEDKNSGKKYYCPACLIFGATGMRRAFRLTVSGGENVFSGGVLNIKPSGRNRGWYLGGGIVGEIEMKIIPLDKDFDESLVLLPFIIASEWGGIGAKNQHGYGVVEIDSCPEIDFDRFREAIEKITDRERLFKLGIELRHGNNNDLPDLREMFFAKVRFETKDSWWKKVDGIAPRLRDNYHGCINDMRIKKWVNSDSVPITPALKNWLGYGNGAGLWKTTNQNQSREIENRLFGTTKTERKASKINISCAYPVNRNLWEFRIWGWIPHNAFPAGFNRDSFLNNLKRALSGNGFITVPWNRLLGSQTRNHKLKVWREFNSSRDTVRSNESDIGNYIQSLLGGV
- the cas2 gene encoding CRISPR-associated endonuclease Cas2; its protein translation is MSKKSFYVISYDISDDKKRNAMAKLLERYGKRVQKSVFECLVDEKTYLEIKRRASLIIDMETDSVRFYQLCRRCINMIEYIGTGFVSEEEEIDIV